The Desulfuribacillus alkaliarsenatis nucleotide sequence CTTTTTGCTTTTTTATGCTTTATTATTACAACTATACCAAACATCTTACATCTAATGTTAGGTATTATTACGCAAAGGGGTTGAAAACATGAAAAAAATTGAAACGATTATTCGTCCAGAGCAGTTCCCTGAGCTCCACAAACAACTTCATAGCGCAGGGATTAAGGGTCTAACTGTAACAGAGGTCGCTGGTTACGGTTTGCAAAAAGGTAAGACAGGTGTTTACAGAGGTAATGTTTACGATGTAACCCTATTACCTAAAATCAAAGTTGAACTCGTTACTACAAATGAAGATTATGAAACTATCATAGGCATCATCAAGAAGACCTGTAACACTGGAAAAGTCGGAGACGGAAAGATTTTTGTTTATCCTCTGGAGAACGTTATTCGAATCCGCACAGGTGACGAAGGCACACAAGCAATTTAACTTTATAGCGAAAGAAAATCGGAAAGGAATGATTAAATTGAAAAGTAAAGCAAGAATTATACTTATAACCTTTGCCCTTGTCACTTTGTTTTTAGCCTCTCCTGCAGCAGCAGAATCTGAATATACTATTGAAGGACTTATAGCTGATTTAGATGTCTACGTTATCTTACTAAGTGCATTTCTAGTGTTTATCATGCATGCAGGGTTCGCAATGTTAGAAACTGGTTTTACAAGATCTAAGAACGCCCTTAATATACTACTTAAAAATTTCTTCTCAATGTCAGTCGGTGTTGTTGCATATTTCTTTGTAGGATACAGCTTAATGTACGGTGCTTCTTATGCTGGTTTTACAAGCTTTAACGGATTTTTCCTAATGGGAGCACACGATGAATTAGCTGATTTCTTGTTTGACGCAGTCTTTGCTGCTACTGCAGCAACAATCATCTCAGGTGCTGTTGCTGAACGTATTAAGTTAAGTAGTTTTGTAATTATCGTAGCATTTATGACGGCGATTGTTTATCCAGTTGCTGGGCACTGGATGTGGGACGATAATGGTTGGTTAGTAGGTTTAGGTTTTGCTGACTATGCTGGCTCAACTGTTGTTCACTCCGTAGGTGCTTGGGGTGCGATTATAGCAGTATTATTCTTAGGCGCCCGTATCGGTAAATATGATGGCAAAAAAGTTAACACTATCCCTGGTCACAACCTACCTTTAGGTGCCTTAGGTGTATTCCTACTATGGTTTGGATGGTTTGGTTTTAATACTGGAAGTGCTTTAGCCTTTGAAGTAAATGAAATGGTACACGTAGCTGTAACCACACTACTTGCAGCATCTGCAGGTGTAATCGGAGCAGCTCTGTTATCCTTAGCAAAATACAAAAAAGTTGACGCTTCTCTTACCTTTAACGGTGCTTTAGCTGGTCTTGTCGGTATCACAGCTGGACCTGACGTGATTTCTCCACTTGGAGCTTTAATTGTTGGTTTAATCGCTGGCTTCATTCTAGTAATAGCTGTGGAAATTATCGATCGCGGATTACGTTTAGATGATCCCGTCGGTGCTATCGCAGTCCATGGAGTAAATGGTGTGTGGGGTACGATTGCAGTAGGTTTATTCGCTACAGACGTCGGATTATTCTACGGCGGCGGAGCAGGGCAGCTAATTACACAAGTTATAGGTGTTGTCGCAGTACTTGCTTGGGTGTTTGTAGCAATGGGCGCATTCCTATTCGTCCTAACACGCATTACATCTATCAGAGTATCTGCTGAAGAAGAGGTCCAAGGACTTGACTTCGCCGAGCATGGCTCATCAGCGTACGCTAACAACTTAAGCTCTATGGGATTAGGTTTAGCAGATCGCTTAAACATAATCTCTAAAAACGGAAAAACTGAATCCGTATAACAATCGCATTTCACCAAATTTTGGTTTTAACTATCCTCTATCCTCTCTTGACCCTTACTCAACTGTAAGGGTCGCTTTTTTATTTACAAAAGCAAAGAAGCTGCCTTTGCAGCTACTTCGTAATAAACATTTGTGTCCAATAGAACCGATAACTACTTCCCTCTGCATAACCTACACCGATATGGGTAAAGTTTGGATTGAGTATATTCTGACGATGACCTTCCGAGTTCATCCAGCTATTAACTACCTCTTGGGCCGTACGCTGACCAGCAGCTATATTCTCACCTGCTCCTCGATAGCTAACGTTAAATGCCCGTAACATATCGAATGGAGAGCCATAGGTTGGTGACTGGTGAGCAAAATAATTCTTATCTCTCATATCCATAGACTTGTATCTAGCAACCCTCGCTACCTGCCAATCAACCTGTAACGGTTTTAGTCCACGTTTTTGACGTTCTTGATTAGTGAGATTTACTACTTGTTGTTCAATGCCTTTAATTTCATCGATATTAGGTACATAAACAGTGTCACCTGGATAAATCCAATGCGGGTCTTCAAACTGCGGGTTGGCTCCAATGATTTCTGAAAGACCGATTTGGTATCTAACGGCGATTTTCCAAAGTGAATCTCCTTTCTGAACAGTATAAGTATCATAGGCACTTACAACAGAAGTTAGTAATAGAGTGACGAGTAACCAACACTTAATGATTTTAGATAATCTTTTCATGTGCTTATTTTTTACAATTTTAATCAAAATAATCCCAAATACACATAGTCCAATTATTACTAATTATGCTAGCTATATACCGCCTTTAAATATATATCGCTAAAGGTTTATGGGTAGACTTATTGAATGATGTTTTTACAATGTTTGCTTTGTCTTCATCAAAGAAATGCAGTTGATGTATTACGACATTTACCTCTTCCCCTACAGATATTTCTTTCTTCTCCAACGGGCGGTATGCTAGAACCGTTGTCCCTTCGATGTTAACCTCAACCTGCCAATTACTACCCTTAAATATTACATTCGAAACGACCCCCCTAGGCAATGTGTCTGCCCTAACAACTTCCTCGTGTGTTAGCACTTCTACGTTTTCAGGGCGAACCATAGCAGCTCCTAGACCAGTAAACTTAGAAAAACCTTTCCACTCTTCTATATTTCTAATAGTATTTGACTCTCCAATAAAATTAGCAACAAATGCACTTCTGGGGTGTTTATATATTTGCATTGGCGTTCCGACCTGTTCAACACGACCTTGATTTATAATGATAATTTCATCGGCTATTTCAATGGCCTCCTCTTGGTCATGGGTAACGAAAATACTCGTAATACCCAGGCGTTGAATCATTTCTTTCAGCCATGTACGTAATTCCTTACGCACCTTAGCATCAATTGCAGCAAATGGTTCATCTAGCAACAGCAGCTGTGGTTCTGGTGCTAGCGCCCTTGCGAAGGCTACACGCTGTCGCTGCCCACCTGATAGCTGATGGGGATATCGGTTTTCCAACCCCTGTAATCCAGTCAACTCTAATAACGCATTCACTTTATTCGCTATAGTTTTCTTGTCTTTTTTCTGAATCGTTAATCCAAAGGCTATGTTTTGAAATACGGTCATATGACGAAATAAGGCATAGTTCTGAAAAACAAAGCCAATCCCCCGCTCCTGTGGCGCACTATTAATTACAGACTTGCCGTGAAACAAAATATCTCCCGAACAAGGAATCTCCAGGCCAGCTAGCATCCTTAAGATTGTCGTTTTACCACCACCACTAGGTCCAAGCAGACCTATCAGCTTACCTTTCTTAATATCAAAGCTAACATCCTTGGCGGCATGAAAACTCCCAAATTTTTTGTTTAGATTACGTACTATTACATGCATCTCATCACGCTCCCATTCTTTCTTGCTCTTTCTCATGCTTCCACTCTATAATGCCTTTAATAATCAACGTAAGAATCGCCAGCATTACTAAAACTGAAGCAACAGCAAAGGATGCAGCAAACTGGTATTCATTGTATAGAATTTCAACATGTAATGGCAAAGTATTGGTTAAACCACGAATATGACCAGATACAACAGACACCGCTCCAAATTCACCCATAGCCCGAGCATTACATAATATCACTCCATATAAGAGACCCCACTTAATATTAGGTAGCGTAACTCTCCAAAAGGTTTGCAAGCCATTCGCCCCTAAACAAATTGCTGCCTCTTCCTCAGTAACACCCTGTGATTGCATCAACGGAATCAACTCTCTAGCGACGAAGGGTAGTGTAACAAACATTGTCGCTAGTACGATTCCAGGCACAGCGAAAATAATTTGGATATTATACTGCAGTAGTAAGGGTCCTAAGTAGCCCCCTACGCCAAATAACAGCACAAACACAAAACCAGCAATCACTGGTGAAACAGCAAAGGGTAGATCAATTAAAGAAATCAAAATATTCTTACCCCTAAATTGAAACTTTGTTATAGACCAGGCTGCCGCAATTCCAAAGAGCATATTCAAGGGAACAGCGATTAAAACTGTAATAAGCGTTAACTTCACTGCTGCTAATGCATCAGGCTCAGTTACTGCAGTCACATATACATCAATACCCCTACGAAAGGCATCTGTAAAGATAGATACTAAAGGCAGGATAAACAAAAAACCTAAAAACAGTAGCGCAATTGTAATAAGCGTCCATTTAATATAGGGTGGCTCGCTTGTAATATTTTGCATTGGAGTCACTCCTCTAATTTACGTTAATTCTATTGGCAGTACGCCATTGTAAGTAATTTATGATTAATAGCAATACGAAAGATATAACAAGCATTACAGTAGCGATAACAATAGCCCCTGCATAATCAAATTGCTCTAGTTTTGTCATAATTAGTAACGGCACTATCTCTGTTTTCATTGGCATATTTCCTGAGATAAAAACAACAGATCCATACTCACCTAACCCTCTGGAAAAGGCAAGGGCAAATCCTGTCAAAAGTGCTGGCGATAGCTCAGGTAGAATTACTCTATGGAATACCTTCCAGCGGTAGGCACCTAAGCTCATTGCCGCTTCTTCTATATCCTTCTCTAGCTCCTGTAAAACTGGCTGTACAGTCCTCACAACAAATGGCAAGCCGATAAATACTAGAGCTAAGGTTATCCCTAAAGGTGTAAATGCAACGTCTATCCCTAAGGGCGTAAGCAATTTTCCAATCCAGCCGTTTTGTGAATAAATTGCTGTTAAGGCAATCCCAGCTACCGCAGTGGGCAAAGCAAATGGCAAATCTATAATCCCATCAACAATCCGCTTAAATGGAAACTGATAACGCACCAGCACCCACGCTACCAGCAAGCCGAAAAAAACATTAAACAACGCCGCAAAAAAAGCTGTACCAAAACTAATCTTAAAGGCAGCCAGTACCCTAGTATCAGATATTACAACCCAAAATTGCTCCCAGCTTAACGTAGTCGCTTTTAACAACAGTGCCGATAGAGGTATTAGTACAATTAAGCATAAATAAAACAGTGTAAATCCCATTGATAGTCCGAATCCTGGAATAATACTTTTACGTTTTATAGTACCAGCCATACACAATCACTCCCTCATATATAAAATAGTTTATTGCCCAGACTAGTAAAGGGTCACAAAAAATAGTAAAAAAAACAAATCGCCAGCGACGATTTGTTATAAATAACTCAAATATTGAGTGTAGTTTGTCTATGTAGTATGCAAGATTCTCCTAATACGCAGATCTCTATTTAAAAAATATACCGTTAACAAAAATCCCATAAACTCTGCAATTGGAAACGCCCACCAAACACCCTGATAGCCCATAAAAATAGGCAACAATAGAATAAACGGAATTAGAAAAATGATTTGTCTTGATAAGGAAATAAGCATCGCTTGCTTAGGCATTCCTAAGGCTTGATAAAGACCCCCAGCTACCATTTGTACTCCAGTCAAAAAGGCCATCGCGAAGATAATTCTCATTGCTGTCTTACCATCCTCTACTGCGAATGGCTCATTCGAAAACATTCGTATCAGTGGTTCTGGGAATAGCATAATAAGCACAAAGACAGTTATCGATAAAATACTGGCCCATTTCATCGCTTCGGACAAAACATCTCTAACCCGTTCTAGCTGATTCGCTCCATAATTATAGCCTAAAATCGGCTGCATTCCCTGTGCTATGCCAAATATCGGCATAATCGTAAGCATTAACACACGATAGACTATCCCCAGGATTGCTACTGCCATGTCCCCACCATGCAAGAGTAGCATATAGTTTGCAGCAATAAACAGTATACTTCCTGATACTTGACGTACAAATGTCGGCGATCCTACATAAGTAATCTCTTTAAGCAGTCCCTTATCCAGCTTCAGATTAGCTACATGTAGCTGCAAGCTACTCTTGCCGAGGGCAAAGTAAGCTATGACAACGATGACAGCTAGCATTTGGGATAACACAGTCGCCAGTGCAGCTCCCTTAACACCCCAATGCAAGACAAATACAAAAATAGGAGTCAAAATTACATTCAAGACAGAAGCCTTAAGCATAATGAGCATCGCCATTTTCGCGTTGCCCTCAGAACGTATGATGTTCGTAATCGACATCGCAGCTGTAAAGAACACCGACCCTAACAATATTACGCGTAAATAATCAACGGCATAGGGCATAATCTCTGCCGATGTACCAAACAGCAAAAGGAGAGATTCTGCAAAAAACAGACCAGCTAACAGGCCTAAAATGCCTATAAAACATATAATAGAAATTACATTTGCAAATGCAAGATTGGCATCTTTATTAAGCCCCGAACCAAGTCTGCGTGAAATCACTGATGCTCCACCAATCCCGATTCCCCCTGCCAGAGCCATCAAAACCCCAATTACCGGAAATGCAACAGTAACACCAGCTAAACCAAGCAAACCTACGCCTCTACTGATAAAAATAGCATCAGCGACATTATAAAGCCCCATTATTAAAATTCCAAGCATCGCTGGAAAGGACTGGCGGAATAAGAGCTTACCTATAGGCTCTGTGCCTAATTTTGTGCTATGATCTTTTGTATTTACCTCTTCTTTTTCCTGAGGATTTTCTTTTGTATCTTCAAGATTCATTTTATTTCCTTCTTCCAGGGCAACTTAATTGACGTTCAAGTGCCTTCCGAGATAGTCTCTTGCAGATTCCCTTGAAGTAATAATACCATCCATTTGTAGACGATCTAACAGCATCAGTAATTCCTTAACTTCCTTACCTGGCAACACATGGAATTCTTCGATAATCTCTTTACCTGAGATATATTGAGTAAGCTGTTGGCGCTTGATAAGATAAGCTACATACTCACTAATAATATGTAATCTTTCTTGCATTGATATTGCGTTTTGTAAAATGATAGCGCCTATTGCTTCAGCCTGATAAGTCTCGTACAGTTCATGAAAAGACCTAATGTTTCCGTCAAAACTTAGCCACGTTTTTATAATACTAGCTTCTTTGCTACTAAGCTTCCATCTATTTATAATAGGGCGTGCACGTTCATAGTCTAACCCAGAAAGCAATGCCGCAAACTTTAACAATGGAAGTCTCGTATATCCAGCAGCTACTATAGAATAAAAATAGTCTGATGTTTTCCGCCCTATTGTAACTTTTGATATAGCTTCTATAGAGCGCTCAATTTCTACAACACGCCTTAATCCTAACTGCATATTACAATCGGTTTCCTGCATAATCTCTGGCATAAACTCTGGAATGAGCTCTTGAATAAGCTGTATTTCATTACCTAAAAAACTCAACCAATTGCTACATGGTTCAACCAAAATCGCCCAGAACTCAGCGCGGATTCTTTCATAACTAGCATATTTTACTTGATGCTTATATCTTCTCATCAGTTCCTTAGTATCATCTGAAATAGTAAACCCTAGCTGTGTAGCTAAGCGGACACCACGGAGTATGCGAAGAGCATCCTCCTCAAAAGCAGCTTCATATACAACTGACACCTTCCTAGCCTGCAAATCTTTTATGCCATCAACTATATCTATAGTCTTACCTTTCAGAGTAGACATAAGCATGTCTGCTGTTAGCTGGGTTTCATTGGTTGGCTGGGTTCCAGTGGCTGGCTTGGTTTTAGTTGTTGATTGGGCTTCTTTTAACGCTTGTAGTGGTATAGCTAGGGCATTAATTGTGAAGTCACGCTTCCGCAAATCTGCTTCTAGCTTTGCTTGCTTACATTTAGGAGCTACTATATCTACCGATATACCATAAGTTGTGAATACTACTCTATAAGCATCATGCACGCTATCTAGAATCACAAAAGAGCCTCCAAATCTATCTGCTAATTCTTTGGCGACCACCCTTACATTATTAAGTACTAATATATCTACATCAATGCTGTCCCGTTCTAAAAATAAGTCACGTACAAAGCCACCCACTAGATAGGCAGAGTTATTCCTACCATCATTAAAATACTTATTTTCGACTATTGCATGTACTCCATTCAAGAGCCTGATAATTTCTGTTTTCAGTTTTTTATCTTTAGACATTGATTAAAATCGCCCCTAAGCGTGTTACGGATTCGTGCTTGTATACACCTGCGACAGTCTTTTTGTCTACATAATCAGCAATCTTTTTCATAATTACCTGTTTATTTTCATCTACATAATTGTACAGGTAGTCATCAACCATCAATTGTAATTGATGTAACAATTCTTGAGCTGCCTCCTCTGCAGGAAACTCATTATCTCTTCGCTCCTCCCATACACGAAAGCTGAAATTATAGCCCATGGTGTATATTAAGTTCAACTGGTGCTGGATATCTATGTGAAAAGGAGGGTGCTCCTGCTCAAACAAAATCGGCCATAAATCCCTTAATCCTATGTATTCTCTCTTACCTGCAAAGCTACTGATATAACAGTAGGCCCGACTACAATTAATAGCTTTTTCAATTGTTCTTATATCATTAACTCCAGGAACCATCGAAGCAAAAACTAAATCAAAACTACCAATCCAATCATTATCTTCTATTGATACCGTCTCCCATGGCTCTTCTACAATAGTAATGTTAGTGATATTGCGATTCTTAATCTCCTGTCTCAAGAAATCAGTCATCGCCGTTACTGGCTCTAGTGCGACAACCTCCTTGGCATATGTGGCAAATGGAATTGTAAAAGATCCAAGTCCGCTACCTATATCAAGAATCCTAATGTCTTCTAAACTCACTCCTTGACCTTTCATCCAGTTAATTATTTTTTCTACACGTGAATTGCCCTTTTTGCCTAATACGTTTTTAGCAAATGGCTGTGCACGCTTTTCCCAGCGTTCTATGTTTGCTTTGATTGTTTCTGGCTCAGTCGCTTTCTTTCTATTCCCATGTAACAGCTGTTGCTGCCATAAGTTATTCCAAAATTCTGGGTCCTTAATATTTGCTAGTATAACGTCTTTATCAATACGATGATTGGACATCCTATCACCCCTTTGTTGCTGACCTCTTTTTTTGTTGTCTTTTCATATATCTTACTGAAATTAACGTCGCTACAAGTACAATAATAGTTATTATTATTCCCTGGTAGTATTCTCCCTGGCCAAAGCTGAAGCCGATATATCCATACAGGTAAGCCATCGGTATACTGCCGAAAAATGTACCTAAAACAAACTGTCCAAACGGTACAGACGAAGCCCCTGCTGCATAGCTAATCAAATCGTAGTTAGCTATTGGAACATTTCTTAAAAGAAAAATATACATAAAACCGTTTTGTTCTAACTGCTCCTGAATATTCTTTATGCGCCTGCCAGTGTATTTCTTAAGCAACACATCAAAATCAAAATAGCGAGACAGCGCATACATAATAATTGCGCCTATCGTACCACCAATTGCTGCATATAATGTAGCCTCTAGCGCCCCAAATGCGATTCCACCAGTAATATAAAAAATTGTTATAGGAAATAAAAAAAATGTCCTTACAATATATAAGCCAAGGAATATAACAGGGGCTAATACTGGAAAATTAGCTAGCCAATCACTAAAGCTAGCTGGCGAAATATCTATGTACATAATGTTAATAACTGATAGCACAACAACTAGAGCAATTACTATAGATACTTTCAGCCATACACCTTTCTTGTTCATTGCTACCCCCATTCCCTAAGTTTACCCTAGTTCAATTCGTCTAATGTTAGTGTGAAGCTTTTTACAAAAGTATCTACGAAGTATTTTACTTCTGGTAGGCTATTTGCTTCAATTTCAGCTCGAATTGCCTTCGCTGCCTGCGAGAACTCTTCATTGCCAGCCTTCAGTTCCTCAAGACACTTTAGATATGCACATATTTTATCTGCTGCTTTTATGATTAACCAGTGTTCTTTATCTTCAATCGCTTCAAATATATAACCACTATATTCATCCTGTAGTTCTTCAGGTAACATCTTATATAATTTTTCGTTAGCTACCTGCTCTATATCCTTATAAGCTTTTTTGATTTGCGGGTTGAAATATTTAATAGGTGTAGCCAAATCTCCCGTTATTACTTCGCTAATATCATGAAATATAGCTAAGGTAGCCACTCGTTCTGGATTTAACTGCCCAGCAAACCGCTTATTCTTGATAACAGCCAAGGAATGTGCAACCATAGCAACCTGCAGACTATGCTCTTGGATATTTTCTGGATGTGTATTACGCATCAATCCCCAGCGTTTAATTAGCTTCATCCGAGCTAAATATGCAAAAAAGTGACTCATAAACTGCTCTTCCTTCCCCGAATTCTAATAACCTCAATCTAAAGTTATTATCTGATTATGTATGTTTTTATCTGCTTAATCTTTGGTTCCATTATAACAGAAAAAGCTATTTATGAGCTTGAGTTGCTCATAAATAGTCTTCTCTTGAAATTATTAACCTATTAGTTTACTTGCTAAGCTCTCCAGCTAGGTTAGCAAGACCTTCAGCCAAAACTGCAACATTTTCGGAAGCGTCCTTAATCTGTTCAGCGATGCTTGCATTTACATCTATACCGTTTGCTACGCCTTTAGTTATTTCTAAACTGGATTGTACCGACTCAACGATATTTCTAAAGCCTTGAATTGTCTCGCTTGTAGTCTCTGCACCCTCACCGACTGAATTGCTCGCCCTCCCCATTGCACTTAGGACCTCGTTTGTATCAGTACGGGACTTCTTAATTTTATCTGCAATATCCTTAAGGGCTTGATCCGTATCTTCTGCGAGTTTACGAACCTCCTCAGCAACCACCGCAAATCCACGTCCATGCTCGCCAGCCCTTGCTGCCTCAATTGATGCATTTAATGCTAATAAATTTGTTTGCGAAGCAATCTGGCTAATGGTATCAATAATCTTGGCAATCTGTTCTGAGCTTTCATTTAAACCTGCGACATTTTTCTGCATTTCTGTAAAATCGCTTTCAATCTCTTTCATCGCATCAGTTACTGATTGAATTTGTTTTTCTCCTTTGTTAGCAAGATCCATTACCTTTGTAGCAAAGTTAGCTGCCTCTAATGCCTCTTCACGGATACCCATCATTGTAGTAGACATCTCATTAGCTGAGGCTGTAGTTTGCTCTGCGGCAGCCGCTAAGTTCTGGCTATCTTCTTGTAGCTTCATTTGAATTTCTTTAACCTGCTCTATTTCTAGCATTTGCGATGTGTAGCTGGCTATATATTCTTCTATCATCAATGTGTTATCAAAGGTAGTAATAGCATCCAAGGCAATAAGTGTATCTGATAATACCTGGGGCTGATGCTGGAATTCTTCAACTATAATTGGAATTAAAGATTTCCGTAATATATGGTAGGCCCCCATAAACCATTCAGGACGAAGCTCTACACGGTCATGAACCTTTCCAATATATTGTTTGCTTTTTATATATCCTTCATTAATATCTGCAGCTAATAGTTCTTCAACATACTTTTTAAATGTTGTCCTTAAGCGGTCTACTGAACTATGACGTTTAATAATCGCTTCAAGAGTCGGAATCTGCAGTACCTCAGAATAAAACTTATCTACTATTTTATCTAGTTGTGGTAAAACAACTGGCTTAAATTGTTTCAAGCAGTCTGAATGGGATGCCCCTAACTTAATAAAATCAATCTTCTTTTGCACTTCAGTACTTGAACTGCGAAAATTAGATCCCTTTGCCGAGAAAAAGTCTACATGCTTTTTTTCTTGATTAGCTTGTTTTTTTGAAAAAAACATAGTTTACACGCTCCCATTTTCATATAGCTTGTATAGATTTTATATAGCTTGTATAGATAATACATATAATAAGTATACTACATCACTGTTTAATATTCCTTTAAATCGTTCAAAAAAATTAATAATTAAAAGTGGTCACAAGCCATTATATAAAATGACTTCTATGACCACTTTTCAAAGATTACTTCAACAATTACTTTTGTATAACATTAATTAATTAAGATTCTCTTGATAGCATTAATTACTCCGATTCTCCTGTAGGTAAGCTATAACAGCTTCCCGCTCTTGATCATCTAACAGACCTGGACTATAGCCTATCATTCTATCAACCACCTGAGGCCATTGACCTTCCGCCCTTGGTCTAAATGCCTGGTCCAAGGTATGGCACGACTGACAATTATCTTCAATTAAAGTCAATGCAGCTGTATCAGCTTCGTCACCTGCTCCATTTGTTGTTGGGCTTTCTACCGTTGCATCATTACAGCCTACAGCTATCAATAACGTAAGTAAAAACACTACTCCAAGTCCAAATACAGTCCTTGTCCTCATAACAATACCTCCTCAGTAAGCTAATTCTACTCGACATCATTATAAAGCCCATAGGAAGCAATTGTCACATAATTATGTGTATATTACATGCCTTCTATTTTTACAATATCAGGCAATCTCAATATTCGAAATAGATTACGCACGTGCTCATTATTAACATTTTTAATAGTCAAGCTACCATTCTTCTCTTGAATGCGTTTATTAAATACTAATATTTTACCAAGGCCCGTACTATCAATATTATGAACATTCTGTAAATCAATTACTACGCGAGATATCCCTTGATTAAACACAGACATTAATGCTTTTTTGAATTCCTCGGCATTAGTAAGCATAATTTTGTCATCCTGCGGTGTAATTATAGCTTCACCTGATTCTAAGATTTGAACATCCATAGTACACCCTCCTTTGCTAATAACTATCTAAAACAACGTTAATTCTCCACCTTCAGTACCTACATCTACATCCTCCTCTAAGGTGAGTTTAGCTACTGTGCGTTCATAGTGAGTCGTTAAATGTTCTAGAATGATATTAAAATCATTAGACTGGCTGTTCCAATCTGTGAGACTAAGTTTGTCTAGCTCCTGCGAGAGTGTCTCGTATACATCAATTTCTGCAGAGTGTAATTGTTCTTTAATGCGCTTTATCCAATCAAACATAATTTCACCCGTGTTAAGCTTTTCTATAATATAAGCTACCTCTTCACTCAAGCCTTTGCTGGCCATTCCTATTGGTTGAATCGCCTCAACAACTAAGTTTTTTGCCATGTCCATTTGACTAACAGCTGCTTCTACTGTTTCTTGCATCAGTTTGACTTGCATTTGATTATTCGATAAAGCTTCTATAAACGCCGATAAATCATCCTCTAATTGAATCCTTAATAGACCAACAAATGCTTTGTTTTTATTAACTTCTTCAATAACTACTTGAGAAATGTTTGTTATCTCATTTACAAAAGAATTGCTGTTTCTGTCATTGATTCTAGCAAGTTCAATTCTACTTAATAAGTTCAACTTGTTTAATTGATTAATCTCTTTTTTAATACCCGAAATTTTATTCTCAATTCCCCGCATTTGCTTTATGAATGAATTCTCTGTATTTTTGAAGGTATCGGTTTCAAATGATATGTGCAGTAGTTCTTGATTGAACTCCCCTAAAAAACTATCTACATCCTGAAATATATGCTGTATTACATTTTTTTGGTCTTCACGTTCCCCACTTATGATATCCACTAAATAGCTACCCTCTTCTAGCATATCATCTAATTGCTCCTTAGCGCCATAGACAGTATGTTTAATCTCTACCAAGGACTTATGCAGGCGTTCTTCTATATTGCCTACTAGCCCCGTAGACAGTCCCAGTACCCGCTGGTAAAAACTTAGCTT carries:
- a CDS encoding globin-coupled sensor protein, translated to MFFSKKQANQEKKHVDFFSAKGSNFRSSSTEVQKKIDFIKLGASHSDCLKQFKPVVLPQLDKIVDKFYSEVLQIPTLEAIIKRHSSVDRLRTTFKKYVEELLAADINEGYIKSKQYIGKVHDRVELRPEWFMGAYHILRKSLIPIIVEEFQHQPQVLSDTLIALDAITTFDNTLMIEEYIASYTSQMLEIEQVKEIQMKLQEDSQNLAAAAEQTTASANEMSTTMMGIREEALEAANFATKVMDLANKGEKQIQSVTDAMKEIESDFTEMQKNVAGLNESSEQIAKIIDTISQIASQTNLLALNASIEAARAGEHGRGFAVVAEEVRKLAEDTDQALKDIADKIKKSRTDTNEVLSAMGRASNSVGEGAETTSETIQGFRNIVESVQSSLEITKGVANGIDVNASIAEQIKDASENVAVLAEGLANLAGELSK
- a CDS encoding c-type cytochrome, which encodes MRTRTVFGLGVVFLLTLLIAVGCNDATVESPTTNGAGDEADTAALTLIEDNCQSCHTLDQAFRPRAEGQWPQVVDRMIGYSPGLLDDQEREAVIAYLQENRSN
- a CDS encoding STAS domain-containing protein, with translation MDVQILESGEAIITPQDDKIMLTNAEEFKKALMSVFNQGISRVVIDLQNVHNIDSTGLGKILVFNKRIQEKNGSLTIKNVNNEHVRNLFRILRLPDIVKIEGM